Part of the Labrus bergylta chromosome 19, fLabBer1.1, whole genome shotgun sequence genome, GGTTAACACAAACAGGGGAGAGAGGATGAAGGGGATTGGTATTAATATTACTGAAATGGTCTTTTGTTACAGCTTGACTTCCTGcctttgtttcctccttcagcCCTTGCATGTGCTCATTTTTCTTGTACATCTCAGAAGTTCTCCCCTTTGCTAAGTCCAAGATCTAACCCATTATTTTGGTAATAAACCCACAAATCATTTTTCATGTAAAACATGTTAATGCACTAACATATCAGTTTGGTAGGGTCATTTATTGCCTCCCATTTAAAAAGTTGACCTCAGCATGTGAAGCAGGTGTGACAGTTGTTGGTGCATGATGGTAAATTCTCGTGCCGTCTCACTTGCTGATGATGCGTCCTTGTGTGTGTCGTCAGGTTCATGACGGATGCAGCTCGCCGAGAGCAGGAGACCATGAAGAAGAAGGCAACGCCCAAGCTGTCCCTATCCATCAGTGGCGGAGTGTCCAGGAACAGCACGGCCACGCCCCCTCGCCACACCAGCGGTAACCTGACGCCCCCCGTCACGCCCCCcatcaccccctcctcctcctttcgcAGCAGCACACCCACAGGTacggcaggtgtgtgtgtgtgtgtacgtgttgaaatgtgtgttgacGAAGACGGATCATTTGTGTGGAGTAAATGAAGGTGTTGAATACAAATGAACCCTGCTGGCggtttcagaagaaaaaaaaaggctaaagtTATGGTTGCGCCACCAGGACACAATCAATCAAATTCAGACAGCGCTCTGATGAGCAAATGAAGATATTTGTAACGTTGATGGTATGCAGCTTATTTCATACCTGGTGACTGagcttaaaaatacaaacaaaaaactcaaGAGCAGTAACAACTGCAAAGTGTTCTCTTCCAATTATCAAAACCTTCAAAAAGTTGGTCAGGTGGttgtttaattttcaaaataaaaatctactACTGAGGTTTTAATTTATATTAGGGAGCATTTTAAATGCCTAGAGCTTGAACTGAATTCAAACTTGGAGTGCATGGGATTGAATGTAATTCTCTCTCCTAACATGAAATTTAATATTGCTGTGCTTTACAATCCTCCATCACATgatgtacatttttataatgAACTGAAGAAGCTTCTTTCTGTTGTTGACAACTCTTGTGAATGTATGTTGTTTGGGGATTTTAACATTAACTGGTTGGAAAAAAGTGGTAAATCAAAATTCGAACTCGAATCACAAGAAAGACTGAAACCCTTATTGATCTAATTTTACAAATAGACCAGagtaataaaaatgtacaatctCATCACTGGCCTTTCGGACCACAACATGACACTGATGGTAAGAAAGCTAACTAGAAAACTCCTAATCCagcacaataaaacagaaaatctaattttaacaaCAGCAATTCCCATGTCAAAAATAGCTGACTTTGAACATGATTTGAAGGAAGTCAACTGGGAACAGGTAACTAAAGAATCAGATCTAAACCACAGTGCAAACATTTTTGCCTCTACCCTACccttattaaataaatacacaaaaacctGGAAAAGTAGACTCAAGAAATACTCTCTTCCGTGGATTAATAGTGATATCTTTCAGATCATAAAAAAGTGAGATCTTGCTATTAAAAGGTCTCTATTAACTAAAAACAATACTGACCACCTTATTTATACTAGCTTGAGGAACAAAGTGGTGTCTGAACTGCGGAAGGCCAAGACAAATCACTTCTCCAAACTCATTGAAGAGGCCAGTGGCAGTAGTTCTAAATTGTggcaacacataaacaaactaaCTAACTCCAGTAAGCAAAAGCACCCCGAAATAAACTGTCTTAAAGTCTGTGATAATTTAATTCATAGTAACGAGTCtattgcaaatgtttttaatagCTTTTTTATTGAGAGTGTACAAGAGTTAGCGAGTCATTTCAAAACTACAGAGTCATCTCCTGAAGAACCTGACCATGAGCGCACAGGCTCCTTTTGTATTAAAGTGGTATCACATGACAaagttaaaaagatgatttcGAACATGAGTAACTCCATGTCAAAGGATATTCATAGCCCTTCATGCTGCATTAATCAAAAAACACCAGAGCTATTTGTTGGAGCCAATTACTTACTTAGTTAACctttcaatacaaacaaacaaaaatcccAGATGGCTGGAAAACTGCAATAATTACCccagttttttaaatcaggagacAAGGACATAGCAAGTAATTACAGGCCTATTGCTattctccctgtagtctcaaaGATTCTGGAGAAGATTGTAGCTGAGCAATTGATGGAACATTTAGAGTCTAACCAATTGCTTCATCCACAGCAGTTTGGGTTTAGACAAAAATATTCCACTGAAACAGCAAACTGCTATTTGCTTGAAAATGTTAAAGCTCCGCTGGATAAAGGAAATGTTGTCAGGGCAGTTTTGTTGGACCTGAAAAAGGCCTTTGACACTGTCAATCACACTATTTTACTGAATAAATTAAAGCAATTCCAAATGTCATCAGAAGCTCTGCAGTGGTTTAAGTCTTACCTGGGGGGGAGACAGCAATGTGTTAGGGTCAATGGGGTGAAGTCTCATCTGCATGCCAACAGCATGGGAGTACCACAAGGGTCTGTACTTGGTCCACTGTTGTTCTCAATGTACATTGAGATGACCTACCAAACTGCTGTCCAGGCACCAACTGCCAGATGTATGCAAATGATACCGTTATCCATGTGTCCACTAAAACAGCTAGCTTAGCAGTTGAACACCTAACAGAGGCATTACGTAATGTTTCCAAATGGCTCAAGTTGTCTCATTTAACTATTAATGTTAAGAAAACTGTTGCCATGTGCTTCTCCATACGTAATAGATCTGGAAACAAAGTATTTGAGGTACAGATTAAGAATGAAGCAATTGAAGTAGTAAAAGAAGTTAAGTATCTAGGCATCATCATGGATGAGAATTTAAAATTTGACAGTCAGGTTAAGTACATTGTGAAGAAGGTCAAACCAAatctaaattgtttttgttttattagaaGGGACATTTAATGTCAAACTGCCAAATTATACATACATGCAATGattttttcacatctgtcaTATTGCATCACATCATGGTCCCAAACTTCTCCAACTATATTAAAACCTATTGTTTCTTTATATAAGCAGACAATAAAAGTCATGGACCAGAAACCTATGAGATGGCATCACTgcggcatttaaaaaaaacacaaccttttcACCTTTGAGAATTTTATGAATTTTAGTAATCTTAAACTGtttgttaaatgtgtaaataatcatGTGTCACCACTGTTATCTGAATTATCCATTAGGCGTCAGAGCTCTCGTAGGGCAGTCACACGAGCCTCCATCAGCGGTGATTGTCTTGTCCCAATGTACAAGACATCTTTTGGccagtctgctttctctgcaaaggGGGCAAAACTTTGGAACTCTCTGCCCACTGGCATAAAACTAGAGAGCAACAGTAACGCTTTtaacagaggactcaaacaatggctaaaatcaaaacaacagtgctcacatgaatagcttctgactggtttattgtttgatcatgctgcctttgctctacggttctatttatttattctcccattattgttttctctgtttatcgcttttctccctatcttaattgttttcttttctaaagcctcctgtggacaggtgttgagaactagcatgcttgctaaaacacttaaacaatgcatctggttcgtccaatgtatctgtgatgtccatgccaaatgAAGTCTACTATTACTTCTATTCATCAATGTAAAGAGGCTTAAACCCGAGCCAGTGTctgctgcgtgtgtgtctgcaagTTGTTTGTGTGCTGGCTTTGCTGGCTCCTGCAGTGCACACACCAGTCAACACTCTGCTAATTACATAGCAGCTGTCACGCTGTGTGATCGCATGGGGCCGTGTGTTGCACAGCCCAGGAGCAGATGTCCAATTCCAGCCCAAATGGTTCCAAACATAGTGTTAGGTCTGGGCTTATACACCGGCagcactacacacacacacacacacacacacacacacacacacacacacacacgcacacccgcacacacgcgcacacacacacatgcacacgctcTCTTTTGACATGTGCCAGGGTGCCATCCATTTCCTCATGCTGAGGTGCAGCATTTCCTGTGTGATAGTGGGGGGTcagtgggtttgtgtgtgtgtgtgtgcgcatgtgtgccTAAACATTTTGTTAATGTAGTaagtgcctgtgtgtgttgaagGTGTTCTGCACGTAACAAACGTAACTCCCACTTAATGATCTCTTTGTCTTTGCCAACCCCTGTGTTTTTGACTCACAACTCCATACGCATATGCACAACactgctgttttgttttatcatgGCTTTCAGTAACATGTGAGCCATGAATGCATCAAAGTAGGAGCAGAGGATAGAGAGAAGTATTGATAAAATGTTACGTATCAACACTGACCGGTACATTCCCAAGGGAATGAATGCATGATGTTCTTTTGGGGTCTGTCACTTCCAATATTTCATCTGGGATGACAAgctttgtgtgtcttgattgtgCCTCCAGGCAGTGAgtatgatgaagaggaggtagaCTACGAGGAGTCGGACAGCGATGAGTCGTGGACCACAGAAAGTGCCATCAGCTCTGAGTCCATTCTCAGCTCCATGTGCATGAACGGGGGAGAGGAGAAGCCGTTCGCTTGCCCCGTTCCGGGCTGTAAGAAGAGGTACAAGGTAAGGGGATGAAGGAATACAGAGAagtctgtgtgtgagctgcACACCAATAGGACACAATGTTTTACAGCTTCTGAGAGAGCCCACACTGGAGCTTTTGTTTGGACATCACATGCTATTATTTTGAAGAATCACGTTATATATCCAAAATCTTGATTAGAAGCAATGATAAATGTATCATGGTGCATTTGCTTTGGGTGATACGGCAAACAAAACTCTCATTCAGCCTCAAAAGTCCTTGCTTTTTGATTAATGGACATTGTGGTAACAATGAAAACCCTTCTTAGATTCAAACAAGAGGAGGATGCAGTGTTGTTTTGGCTAAGCATGAATACATACTGAGATATCCTTAACTAAACTTTGCATTAAGGTCCACGATTCTACATTTTTTCCATGACAGTTGTTTGTGTAGTCGagcacaaagagaagaaaatggaaaacagccacttttgtattttacaaaggttaaaaaaaaagaatcagtcTTTAATCACCTCTGACGTTGAACAATTAAAATGGTTTATCTCTTTGGATGAATCTGTGCAAAATCCAAGGAGTTAAAAACAGCAAATAGTATTTGTGTGGGAACTATTTCTTAGCCAGATGCAGGGGCTTCCTGAAGTTTCCACTGGTTACCTCTAAGACTCACTGTGGCTCTCTGTGATGATGTAAACATACATGCACATTTTCAATCAGCTAGCTCTGTTGGTAAAGGTAGGCGGATTTTCTGACCTTCTCCTCTGAATGTCTCCTCAGAATGTCAACGGTATCAAATACCACGCCAAGAACGGACACCGCACACAGATCCGTGTGAGGAAACCCTTCAAGTGTCGCTGCGGCAAGAGCTACAAGACCTCCCAGGGCCTGAGACACCACACCATCAACTTCCACCCACCTGTCTCCACAGAGATCCTGCGCAAGATCCAAGGCTAGAGCCCGAGGTCGCACCAACCCCCAACACAGCCCTATCCTGACTTTACCTGACCCTTTTATACCCATCCCACACACTAAAGGATCAAGTGCATGCTTTAAGTTCTtataccttttttatttcttttttatttctttttcctgtcatattcttttttttttatccatgttATATCACTTGTATTtttggtaaaacaaaaaaaatgtat contains:
- the jazf1a gene encoding juxtaposed with another zinc finger protein 1a, whose protein sequence is MTGIAAASFFSNSCRFGSCGLQFESLAELIVHIEDNHIDTDPRVLEKQEQQQPTYLALSYINRFMTDAARREQETMKKKATPKLSLSISGGVSRNSTATPPRHTSGNLTPPVTPPITPSSSFRSSTPTGSEYDEEEVDYEESDSDESWTTESAISSESILSSMCMNGGEEKPFACPVPGCKKRYKNVNGIKYHAKNGHRTQIRVRKPFKCRCGKSYKTSQGLRHHTINFHPPVSTEILRKIQG